A portion of the Bacteroidetes Order II. bacterium genome contains these proteins:
- a CDS encoding aminotransferase class III-fold pyridoxal phosphate-dependent enzyme: MSQHSPVQTHLSPVTTKISQLVVTHGSGSWVYTENGDKYLDFTSGIGVTNTGHSHPKVVAAIQEQAAKMLHGQVNVFYTRVLIDLAEELRTIVPAHINSFFFANSGAEATEAAVKLAKQVTKRPNIIVFQGSFHGRTHLTMGMTTSKTIYRIGYQPLPAGIFVAPFPHALRYGWDEETTIQYCIKELKHLLKSQTAPEETAAIILEPEQGEGGYVPTPPAFMKALREICDEHGILLVMDEVQTGFGRTGKWFAQDHYNVKPDVMIMAKGIASGVPMSCIAASSEMMAKWIPGSHGGTYGGNPLAAASAIATIRAMRDENMIENAAERGAQLTAGLKALQATFPRIAEVRGFGLMVGMEFRDENGTPDAATVTALQKGCLEKKLLLLSCGTYGNVIRFIPPLIVTEEEIKNGLEIIYDVLSQIS; the protein is encoded by the coding sequence ATGAGTCAGCATTCACCCGTGCAAACACACCTCTCGCCCGTCACTACAAAAATCTCGCAATTGGTAGTTACCCACGGTTCCGGATCGTGGGTTTATACCGAAAACGGGGACAAATACTTAGACTTCACTTCAGGCATTGGCGTAACCAATACCGGGCATAGCCATCCAAAAGTAGTAGCCGCCATTCAAGAACAAGCAGCTAAGATGTTACATGGACAAGTGAACGTCTTCTATACCCGTGTATTGATTGATCTGGCAGAGGAATTGCGGACCATTGTACCAGCACACATAAACTCGTTTTTCTTTGCCAACTCCGGCGCCGAAGCCACCGAAGCAGCCGTCAAATTGGCCAAGCAGGTGACCAAGCGGCCCAATATCATTGTTTTTCAAGGTAGCTTTCATGGACGCACCCACCTGACAATGGGCATGACAACCTCTAAGACCATCTATCGGATTGGATACCAGCCACTACCAGCAGGTATTTTTGTTGCACCTTTTCCTCATGCGCTTCGGTATGGCTGGGACGAAGAAACCACCATCCAATATTGTATTAAAGAATTAAAGCATTTATTGAAGAGCCAAACAGCTCCTGAGGAAACCGCTGCCATCATTTTGGAACCAGAGCAAGGTGAAGGAGGCTATGTGCCTACTCCTCCGGCTTTTATGAAGGCCCTGCGCGAAATTTGCGATGAACACGGCATTCTATTGGTAATGGACGAGGTACAAACGGGCTTTGGGCGTACCGGAAAATGGTTTGCTCAAGACCACTATAATGTAAAGCCTGATGTCATGATTATGGCCAAAGGCATTGCAAGTGGGGTTCCCATGTCGTGTATTGCAGCTTCTTCCGAGATGATGGCCAAATGGATTCCCGGAAGTCACGGCGGAACCTATGGTGGAAATCCACTGGCTGCTGCATCGGCCATTGCAACTATCCGGGCGATGCGCGACGAAAACATGATCGAAAATGCCGCCGAAAGAGGCGCACAACTTACCGCAGGGCTAAAGGCTCTTCAGGCCACCTTTCCGCGCATTGCCGAAGTACGTGGATTTGGACTGATGGTGGGTATGGAGTTTAGAGACGAAAACGGTACACCAGATGCCGCAACCGTTACCGCACTCCAAAAAGGCTGTTTGGAAAAGAAATTGCTCTTGCTTTCTTGTGGCACTTATGGGAATGTCATTCGGTTTATCCCGCCCCTTATAGTTACAGAAGAAGAAATTAAAAACGGTTTAGAGATTATTTATGACGTCTTATCGCAAATATCTTAA